One genomic region from Sorangium aterium encodes:
- a CDS encoding cyclic nucleotide-binding domain-containing protein produces the protein MEAQAPTPTPARTGTAAPAQGAISSKRRPREPILDPWSEDAEPAAPPRPPQEIITSNGDTYLVARRHPSTPQPGDEEEDEVITSAAPLDLTLKRKPISARPPAPPTPAAARIRPATPTGNEPPGHLGASADSVPAKGTANSASDDAKLEPPASTDASPAESTIEGTVVIELSDSDLEAPMSSRLASLPPPPLAAEPDDDLQTTATPSRTEPASSSAEVQAPRPRALDEASGEPAPEPVEELLDDADLALDEEPPAQAPTAAPRPAPAADARAPASVDALPDLAEAPLVDVPAVERRRSAAGESADLAAMALGAPPSAPPETEASAALDLAPELAPDLPRPGAASAAPAAAGAGALTGRDLEQIEAFADLPEEMHDELALAARVEDLSSDEELAVDGAALVLRGDAAVCANIVDIPAERAATRTLVPSRGTLEEGVPLRVVAGADGARVAIWDQATIDHALRSCPWVLDELRTVADRIQSLAGATMGPLGELEDTLLRRVLGQLRLRGLAPGEHFIHAGNPIPGLVIIGAGALELVAERSQTIAGTARPGELLFASELLGGQPAPSIARAAGGGALVLIADHPTLRELFESTPELLSILAQSVSMNAQRG, from the coding sequence GTGGAGGCTCAGGCCCCGACGCCCACCCCGGCCCGCACAGGCACGGCCGCGCCCGCACAGGGAGCGATCAGCTCCAAACGCAGGCCGCGCGAACCGATCCTCGATCCCTGGTCCGAGGACGCGGAGCCAGCCGCGCCGCCGCGGCCTCCCCAGGAGATCATCACGTCGAACGGCGACACGTACCTCGTGGCCCGCAGGCATCCCTCGACGCCACAGCCGGGCGACGAAGAGGAAGACGAGGTCATCACCTCGGCAGCGCCGCTCGATCTGACGCTCAAGCGGAAGCCGATCTCCGCGCGACCTCCGGCGCCCCCGACGCCAGCGGCGGCGCGCATCCGCCCGGCGACGCCCACCGGAAACGAACCCCCAGGACACCTCGGGGCCTCGGCCGACAGCGTTCCAGCAAAGGGCACCGCAAATTCCGCGAGCGACGACGCAAAGCTCGAGCCCCCTGCGAGCACAGACGCGTCGCCCGCGGAGTCGACGATCGAGGGGACGGTCGTCATCGAGCTCTCCGACAGCGACCTCGAAGCGCCGATGTCATCCCGGCTCGCCAGCCTTCCGCCTCCGCCACTGGCAGCGGAGCCGGATGACGACCTGCAGACGACGGCCACCCCGTCCCGCACCGAGCCCGCGTCCAGCAGCGCCGAGGTCCAGGCGCCGCGCCCGCGCGCGCTCGATGAAGCCTCGGGCGAGCCCGCGCCGGAACCCGTGGAAGAGCTGCTCGACGACGCGGACCTCGCGCTCGACGAGGAGCCCCCGGCCCAGGCGCCCACCGCCGCGCCGCGGCCTGCGCCCGCCGCCGACGCCCGCGCGCCGGCCTCGGTCGACGCCCTCCCCGATCTCGCCGAGGCGCCGCTCGTCGATGTGCCCGCGGTCGAGCGGCGGCGGTCGGCCGCAGGCGAGAGCGCCGACCTCGCCGCGATGGCGCTCGGCGCGCCGCCCAGCGCGCCGCCGGAGACGGAGGCGAGCGCGGCGCTCGACCTCGCCCCGGAGCTCGCGCCGGATCTGCCGCGACCCGGCGCGGCCAGCGCCGCGCCAGCCGCCGCCGGTGCCGGGGCCCTCACCGGCCGCGACCTGGAGCAGATCGAGGCGTTCGCGGATCTGCCCGAGGAGATGCACGACGAGCTCGCGCTCGCAGCGCGCGTGGAAGACCTCTCGTCCGACGAGGAGCTCGCCGTCGACGGGGCGGCGTTGGTCCTGCGCGGGGACGCCGCCGTGTGCGCGAACATCGTCGATATCCCCGCCGAGCGCGCCGCGACGAGGACGCTCGTGCCGTCCCGAGGGACGCTCGAGGAAGGCGTCCCGCTGCGCGTCGTCGCCGGCGCGGACGGCGCGCGGGTGGCGATCTGGGACCAGGCGACCATCGATCACGCGCTCCGCAGCTGCCCGTGGGTGCTCGACGAGCTGCGCACCGTCGCAGACCGGATCCAGTCGCTCGCAGGCGCCACGATGGGGCCGCTGGGCGAGCTCGAAGACACGCTGCTGCGCCGCGTCCTCGGCCAGCTCCGGCTGCGCGGCCTGGCGCCCGGCGAGCACTTCATCCATGCCGGCAACCCCATCCCCGGGCTCGTGATCATCGGCGCAGGCGCGCTGGAGCTGGTCGCGGAGCGATCGCAGACGATCGCCGGCACAGCGAGGCCCGGCGAGCTCCTGTTCGCCTCGGAGCTGCTCGGAGGCCAGCCGGCGCCGTCGATCGCTCGCGCCGCAGGGGGCGGCGCGCTCGTGCTCATCGCCGACCACCCCACGCTGCGCGAGCTGTTCGAGAGCACGCCCGAGCTGCTCTCCATCCTGGCGCAGTCCGTCTCGATGAACGCTCAGCGCGGCTGA
- a CDS encoding DNA translocase FtsK 4TM domain-containing protein gives MHVPLFAPRRAQPAAGLGEPLRSGARGAARTSPAGIAGPAAPPGHGYARDAAALVLLVSALYSALALASFRGDPMRPEVAGDDWVGPVGAALAGTSIEAIGVIAWFVPLELALLAMPLLGARRSIASLFRLSGDIVVVIVLAALAHVAFPRAVAFGAMPLGGAVGELFGEVLRALFSNIGSYIIGLTIVALILMGRATFSFIELAHRAEQLAIAVAMRVAGWARALFGAWAAARDLERQTEAKTQSAPPIIARNSSPDAIIAALADDTDERPSDPSARATPVEPTPVEAPALDLWKSAPFDASPEEPAAPAKPRRGRKAQAREPREAAQQGVEPRGAEPRDAEPREVAIHGGEAHEVVIHGAEPRELVIHGAEPRELVIHGGEAHEVVTHGAEPREAAQRDDEPREAASRGAEPRGRAQRVAEPREGAQRRAARRRAASPAAPRGAAAEEDGDEPSFGGEAHIDEEQGDLDEEQGEVDENQGDLDEEQGDLDEDELAALDPGDDEMVTALGEPEEVDVPTPSPILPVRHRRELPAREQNAAVAHRELPAREQNAAVARREPPVRELPAREQDAAVAHRELPAREHDAAVAHRELPAREHDAAVAHRELPAREHDAAVAHREPPPAIGPERARAVAPRDPTIVDTSRALVSEKPAVVKVVPATGAGFRLPMTDMLEAAAGGRLQLDADQLKATAQLLEKTLADYGVSGKVEEIHPGPTVTTFEVSPAAGTKVSKVAGLADDLALGLSRKVRIVAPIPGKNRIGFEIPNEHRLPVNLRELVEDRRFVEMKAPLPCVLGRDIIGTPYFADLASMPHVIVAGATGAGKSVGLNVMLVSLLFRKTPEELRLLMIDPKVVELAPFDRIPHLLLPVVTDMKQAANALKWAVDEMERRYQLFANAGTKNITTYNAWVERVQRGEARPPKPPAKVSAVGADGLEVEIDAAKDGSDAALPEKIPFIVIVVDEFADLMMQQGKDVEASVARLAQKARAAGMHVILATQRPSVDVITGMIKANFPTRIAFRVAQKVDSRTILDEQGAEHLLGRGDMLIKMNGSNDTRRVQCPFCSEEEVQKITDFLRLQGEPVYDEAILRPRDDEGEEPDTSDAETDPMYDAAVRIVADTRRCSTSWLQRKLGVGYNRAAKLVEAMEKRGLVGPANGAKDREVLIAPI, from the coding sequence ATGCACGTCCCCTTGTTCGCTCCTCGCCGTGCCCAGCCCGCCGCCGGCCTTGGCGAGCCCTTGCGGTCCGGGGCGCGCGGCGCCGCGCGGACCAGCCCAGCAGGGATCGCCGGTCCTGCTGCGCCGCCGGGCCATGGCTACGCCCGGGATGCGGCGGCGCTGGTTCTTCTTGTGTCGGCCCTGTACAGCGCGCTGGCGCTCGCCTCCTTCCGCGGGGATCCGATGCGGCCGGAGGTCGCCGGCGACGACTGGGTGGGTCCCGTGGGCGCCGCGCTCGCGGGGACGTCGATCGAGGCGATCGGCGTCATCGCGTGGTTCGTCCCGCTCGAGCTCGCGCTGCTCGCGATGCCGCTCCTCGGGGCGAGGCGCTCGATCGCCAGCCTGTTCCGGCTGAGCGGCGACATCGTGGTGGTCATCGTGCTCGCGGCGCTCGCGCACGTCGCGTTCCCGCGCGCGGTCGCGTTCGGCGCGATGCCGCTCGGCGGGGCCGTGGGCGAGCTGTTCGGGGAGGTGCTGCGCGCGCTCTTCTCGAACATCGGGTCCTACATCATCGGGCTCACCATCGTCGCGCTCATCCTGATGGGCCGCGCGACGTTCTCGTTCATCGAGCTCGCGCACCGGGCCGAGCAGCTCGCGATCGCCGTCGCGATGCGCGTCGCCGGCTGGGCGCGCGCGCTCTTCGGGGCATGGGCCGCGGCGCGCGACCTGGAGCGGCAGACCGAGGCCAAGACGCAGAGCGCGCCCCCGATCATCGCGCGCAACTCGAGCCCCGACGCGATCATCGCCGCGCTGGCCGACGACACCGACGAGCGGCCGTCCGATCCCTCCGCCAGGGCAACGCCCGTCGAGCCGACGCCCGTCGAGGCGCCGGCGCTTGATCTCTGGAAGAGCGCGCCGTTCGACGCCTCTCCCGAGGAGCCGGCCGCCCCGGCGAAGCCGCGGCGCGGGCGGAAGGCGCAGGCCAGGGAGCCGCGCGAAGCGGCGCAGCAGGGCGTCGAGCCGCGCGGGGCAGAGCCGCGCGACGCCGAGCCCCGCGAGGTGGCGATCCACGGCGGTGAGGCGCACGAGGTGGTGATCCACGGCGCCGAGCCCCGCGAGCTGGTGATCCACGGCGCCGAGCCCCGCGAGCTGGTGATCCACGGCGGTGAGGCGCACGAGGTGGTGACCCACGGCGCCGAGCCCCGCGAGGCGGCGCAGCGGGACGACGAGCCGCGCGAGGCGGCGTCGCGCGGCGCCGAGCCGCGCGGCCGGGCGCAGCGCGTTGCCGAGCCGCGCGAGGGAGCGCAGCGCCGAGCAGCACGGCGTCGCGCCGCATCTCCCGCGGCGCCGCGCGGCGCCGCCGCCGAGGAGGACGGCGATGAGCCGTCGTTCGGAGGCGAGGCGCACATCGACGAGGAGCAGGGCGACCTCGACGAGGAGCAGGGCGAGGTCGACGAGAATCAGGGCGACCTCGACGAGGAGCAGGGTGACCTCGACGAGGACGAGCTCGCGGCGCTCGATCCGGGCGACGACGAGATGGTGACGGCTCTCGGAGAACCGGAGGAGGTCGACGTGCCGACACCGTCGCCCATCCTGCCCGTGCGTCACCGACGCGAGCTGCCCGCGCGAGAGCAGAACGCCGCGGTGGCTCACCGCGAGCTGCCCGCGCGAGAGCAGAACGCCGCGGTGGCTCGTCGCGAGCCGCCGGTGCGTGAGCTGCCCGCACGCGAGCAGGACGCCGCGGTCGCTCATCGCGAGCTGCCCGCACGCGAGCACGACGCCGCGGTCGCTCATCGCGAGCTGCCCGCACGCGAGCACGACGCCGCGGTGGCCCACCGTGAGCTGCCCGCGCGCGAGCACGACGCCGCGGTGGCCCATCGCGAGCCCCCGCCCGCCATCGGCCCGGAGCGGGCTCGCGCGGTCGCGCCGCGCGATCCGACGATCGTCGATACGAGCCGCGCGCTCGTCAGCGAGAAGCCGGCCGTGGTGAAGGTCGTCCCGGCGACCGGGGCGGGCTTCCGCCTGCCGATGACGGACATGCTCGAAGCAGCCGCGGGCGGGCGCCTCCAGCTCGATGCGGATCAGCTGAAGGCGACCGCTCAGCTCCTCGAGAAGACGCTCGCCGACTACGGCGTCAGCGGGAAGGTCGAGGAGATCCACCCGGGGCCGACCGTGACGACGTTCGAGGTCTCCCCCGCCGCCGGCACCAAGGTGTCGAAGGTCGCGGGGCTCGCGGACGACCTCGCGCTCGGCCTCTCGCGCAAGGTCCGCATCGTCGCCCCCATCCCCGGCAAGAACCGCATCGGCTTCGAGATCCCGAACGAGCACCGCCTGCCCGTCAACCTGCGCGAGCTCGTCGAGGATCGCCGCTTCGTCGAGATGAAGGCGCCGCTGCCGTGCGTGCTCGGCCGCGACATCATCGGGACGCCGTACTTCGCCGACCTCGCGTCGATGCCGCACGTCATCGTCGCGGGCGCGACCGGCGCGGGCAAGAGCGTGGGCCTCAACGTGATGCTGGTGAGCCTGCTCTTCCGGAAGACGCCGGAGGAGCTCAGGCTCCTGATGATCGATCCCAAGGTCGTCGAGCTCGCGCCCTTCGATCGCATCCCGCACCTGCTCCTGCCGGTCGTGACGGACATGAAGCAGGCGGCGAACGCGCTCAAGTGGGCCGTCGACGAGATGGAGCGCCGGTACCAGCTCTTCGCGAACGCGGGGACGAAGAACATCACGACCTACAACGCCTGGGTCGAGCGCGTGCAGCGCGGCGAGGCGCGCCCGCCGAAGCCCCCGGCCAAGGTGAGCGCCGTCGGCGCCGACGGGCTCGAGGTGGAGATCGACGCGGCGAAGGACGGATCGGACGCGGCGCTGCCGGAGAAGATCCCCTTCATCGTGATCGTGGTCGACGAGTTCGCCGACCTGATGATGCAGCAAGGCAAGGACGTGGAGGCGAGCGTGGCCCGGCTCGCGCAGAAGGCGCGCGCCGCCGGCATGCACGTGATCCTCGCGACGCAGCGGCCGAGCGTCGACGTGATCACCGGCATGATCAAGGCGAACTTCCCCACGCGCATCGCCTTCCGCGTCGCGCAGAAGGTGGATAGCCGGACGATCCTCGACGAGCAGGGCGCGGAGCACCTGCTCGGCCGCGGCGACATGCTGATCAAGATGAACGGCTCGAACGATACGCGCCGCGTCCAGTGCCCGTTCTGCTCGGAGGAGGAGGTCCAGAAGATCACCGACTTCCTCCGGCTCCAGGGCGAGCCCGTCTACGACGAGGCGATCCTCCGGCCCCGAGACGACGAGGGCGAGGAGCCCGACACGTCCGACGCGGAGACCGATCCGATGTACGACGCCGCGGTTCGCATCGTGGCCGACACCCGGCGCTGCTCGACCTCATGGCTGCAGCGCAAGCTCGGCGTCGGCTACAACCGCGCGGCCAAGCTGGTCGAGGCAATGGAGAAGCGCGGGCTCGTCGGGCCCGCGAACGGCGCCAAGGATCGCGAGGTGCTGATCGCGCCGATTTGA
- a CDS encoding FHA domain-containing protein, translating to MSADPNKKSARTFQCRDVLWETFEQMARELECSIDYLINESMKQYARQRSYSPRTPFPPPARGDAVPPSGHMAVPHAHQASAPPPLATPQPPGLATSGSAPPLGGLQQQPAAGMPYGASAGAPAYGAPSPYGVTPVGPGPTPVPAITPPPPPPGQVRAGAPPPPPPPPGSSNAGGKRPSLPVPPPVPGRVGGPPPPPTSVTRLGAPPPLPSQVTNPGGRQSLPGAAASRSGPPPPPPMSNAAGYASPMGPPVAPPLAPPLSPPPYIAPPQASSSVSGPPPMAMGMPNQVPVGPTLAAFYAGQRFVVNKDRFIIGRGKQSSDLTIKDPNVSRQHAMVEFLNGQYYMVDMGSTNGVEYNGQRIARKAIVEGDLFRICDHEVRFSYR from the coding sequence ATGAGCGCGGATCCGAACAAGAAAAGCGCACGGACGTTCCAGTGTCGCGATGTCCTTTGGGAGACGTTCGAGCAGATGGCGCGCGAGCTCGAGTGCTCCATCGACTACCTCATCAATGAGTCGATGAAGCAGTACGCGCGGCAGCGAAGCTACAGCCCGCGCACGCCTTTCCCGCCGCCCGCCAGGGGCGACGCGGTGCCCCCCTCCGGGCACATGGCGGTCCCGCACGCTCATCAGGCCAGCGCGCCACCTCCCCTCGCGACGCCCCAGCCGCCCGGGCTGGCGACGTCCGGCTCGGCGCCGCCCCTGGGAGGCTTGCAGCAGCAGCCCGCAGCGGGGATGCCCTACGGCGCTTCGGCCGGGGCGCCTGCGTATGGCGCGCCGTCGCCGTACGGCGTGACGCCCGTCGGGCCAGGGCCGACGCCGGTCCCGGCGATCACGCCCCCTCCACCGCCTCCGGGGCAGGTCCGTGCGGGCGCGCCGCCGCCGCCCCCGCCGCCCCCCGGCAGCAGCAACGCGGGCGGCAAGCGGCCCAGCCTGCCCGTGCCGCCGCCCGTCCCGGGTCGCGTCGGCGGCCCGCCGCCTCCGCCGACCAGCGTGACGCGCCTCGGCGCGCCGCCGCCGCTCCCGTCCCAGGTCACGAACCCCGGCGGCCGCCAGAGCCTCCCGGGCGCCGCGGCGAGCCGCTCGGGGCCCCCGCCGCCTCCGCCGATGAGCAACGCCGCCGGCTACGCCTCGCCGATGGGACCGCCGGTGGCGCCGCCCCTCGCGCCCCCGCTGTCGCCGCCGCCGTACATCGCTCCGCCGCAGGCATCCAGCAGCGTGTCGGGGCCGCCGCCGATGGCCATGGGGATGCCGAATCAGGTGCCCGTCGGCCCGACGCTCGCCGCGTTCTACGCGGGGCAGCGGTTCGTTGTGAACAAGGATCGGTTCATCATCGGGCGCGGCAAGCAGTCGAGCGATCTGACGATCAAGGACCCGAACGTGTCGCGCCAGCACGCCATGGTCGAGTTCCTGAACGGCCAGTACTACATGGTCGACATGGGCTCGACGAACGGCGTCGAGTACAACGGCCAGCGCATCGCCCGGAAGGCCATCGTCGAGGGCGATCTCTTCCGGATCTGCGATCACGAAGTGCGCTTCTCCTACCGCTGA
- a CDS encoding L,D-transpeptidase, protein MTKRGGAELGPQERRRGALRRARRGALRGGAAVVGLGVAIWGGAVLASQLPPWVSAGDAPLPASVRSARVLKRDQPLFDAPGEGARRRGSVDRNVQLPIFAARRAGGCLGRWLEVGAAAWVCDDAVELSAAAPISPLVRTWREMPDGLPYRYYFVGPDGTFGYRRAEAADIDAPDAQLEPGFAVAIVEERIEGGARYGRTNSGFWLPMRDLGPVRAFAFHGVDVAPGAAEIATAWVVSERAPLYTRTGAGFTRTEESKVRFEVVPYLEEAQGASGKLARIAEGDVAAWISTRDLRRPSVAPPPEVDVEAGERWIDVERSTQTLVAYEGRRPVFATLVSTGKGAPGSQRATPAGTFRIWAKLLTSDMDNLEDEAAERYYRIEDVPYVQYFSKGIGLHGAFWHRSFGQVRSHGCVNLAPLDAQRLFWWTSPRLPAGWTAVLPTAHEPGTVVRVR, encoded by the coding sequence ATGACCAAGCGTGGAGGCGCCGAGCTCGGCCCGCAGGAACGGCGCCGGGGCGCGCTGCGACGAGCGCGCCGGGGCGCGCTGCGCGGCGGCGCCGCGGTGGTCGGCCTCGGCGTGGCGATCTGGGGCGGAGCGGTCCTCGCTTCGCAGCTGCCGCCGTGGGTCTCGGCGGGCGACGCCCCGCTGCCGGCGTCGGTCAGGAGCGCGCGGGTGCTCAAGCGCGACCAGCCGCTGTTCGACGCCCCCGGCGAGGGCGCGCGCCGGCGCGGCTCCGTCGATCGCAACGTGCAGCTGCCCATCTTTGCGGCCAGGCGCGCCGGCGGATGCCTCGGGCGCTGGCTCGAGGTGGGCGCCGCGGCCTGGGTCTGTGACGACGCCGTCGAGCTCTCCGCCGCGGCTCCGATCAGCCCGCTGGTGCGGACGTGGCGCGAGATGCCGGATGGGCTCCCGTACCGCTACTACTTCGTCGGCCCCGACGGGACCTTCGGCTATCGGCGGGCCGAGGCGGCCGACATCGACGCGCCGGACGCGCAGCTCGAGCCCGGCTTCGCGGTGGCGATCGTCGAGGAGCGGATCGAGGGAGGCGCCCGGTACGGCCGCACGAACAGCGGCTTCTGGTTGCCGATGCGAGATCTCGGTCCGGTGCGCGCGTTCGCGTTCCACGGGGTGGACGTGGCGCCGGGCGCTGCCGAGATCGCGACCGCGTGGGTCGTGTCGGAGCGGGCTCCGCTCTACACGCGGACGGGGGCGGGCTTCACGCGGACCGAGGAGAGCAAGGTGCGGTTCGAGGTGGTCCCCTATCTGGAGGAGGCGCAGGGCGCCTCGGGGAAGCTCGCGCGGATCGCCGAGGGCGACGTCGCGGCGTGGATCTCGACCCGCGATCTCCGGCGCCCGTCGGTGGCGCCGCCGCCCGAGGTCGACGTCGAGGCGGGTGAGCGCTGGATCGACGTCGAGCGCTCGACGCAGACGCTCGTTGCCTACGAGGGGCGTCGCCCCGTGTTCGCGACGCTGGTCTCGACCGGCAAGGGCGCGCCCGGGTCGCAGCGCGCGACGCCCGCCGGCACCTTCCGGATCTGGGCCAAGCTGCTCACCTCGGACATGGACAACCTCGAGGACGAGGCCGCCGAGCGGTACTACCGGATCGAGGATGTCCCCTACGTCCAGTACTTCTCGAAGGGGATCGGGCTTCACGGCGCGTTCTGGCATCGCTCGTTCGGCCAGGTGCGGAGCCACGGCTGCGTGAACCTGGCTCCGCTCGACGCGCAGCGGCTGTTCTGGTGGACGTCGCCCCGGCTCCCCGCCGGCTGGACGGCCGTCCTCCCCACGGCGCACGAGCCGGGCACCGTCGTGCGCGTGAGGTAG
- a CDS encoding ATP synthase F0 subunit C — MSLKSKLSLSAVVGTALVLVPAMALAQDGAASNKYDANSWLAVAAGFAIGIAALGGTMGQGRAAAAALEGISRNPGAAARIQTPMILGLALIESLVLLSWVIAFFLQGKIAP; from the coding sequence ATGTCGCTGAAGAGCAAGCTGTCGCTGTCCGCCGTTGTCGGCACTGCGCTGGTACTGGTTCCCGCTATGGCGCTGGCGCAGGATGGCGCGGCGTCGAACAAGTACGACGCGAACTCGTGGCTCGCCGTCGCTGCCGGATTCGCGATCGGCATCGCTGCCCTCGGCGGCACCATGGGCCAGGGGCGCGCGGCAGCCGCCGCCCTGGAGGGCATCTCCCGGAACCCGGGCGCCGCTGCCCGGATCCAGACCCCGATGATCCTCGGCCTGGCGCTCATCGAGTCGCTCGTGCTCCTCTCCTGGGTCATCGCGTTCTTCCTCCAGGGCAAGATCGCCCCCTGA
- the atpB gene encoding F0F1 ATP synthase subunit A, whose translation MPEHTGFLTYLLAQLPGLRENARNIGKTFIGHHTVDYRGTEPIFMSLLIMVLFVLLASEVRGQYRRLNESVIPEDKLTLRTFFEAFFGYFYGMARDVMGPANAKRYFPLIGGSAAFIFFSNASALIPGVNPPTSNLNITIGCAVVVFVLFNYYGLKENGWSYLAHLAGPKWYLAPLIFPIEVISTCVRPVTLSIRLMLNIGVDHLVASIFLGLVALFVPVPLMFLAIIVIVVQTLVFCLLSCIYIGLATEKADHH comes from the coding sequence ATGCCTGAGCACACAGGGTTCCTCACGTACCTCCTGGCGCAGCTCCCCGGACTCCGGGAGAACGCTCGCAACATCGGCAAGACGTTCATCGGTCATCACACGGTGGACTACCGCGGGACCGAGCCGATCTTCATGAGCCTGCTGATCATGGTGCTGTTCGTGCTCCTCGCCAGCGAGGTCCGCGGCCAGTACCGGCGCCTGAACGAGTCGGTGATCCCGGAGGACAAGCTCACGCTGCGCACGTTCTTCGAGGCGTTCTTCGGCTACTTCTACGGGATGGCCCGGGACGTGATGGGGCCCGCGAACGCGAAGCGGTACTTCCCGCTCATCGGGGGCTCGGCCGCGTTCATCTTCTTCTCGAACGCGTCGGCGCTCATCCCGGGAGTGAACCCGCCGACCTCGAACCTGAACATCACGATCGGGTGCGCGGTCGTGGTGTTCGTCCTGTTCAATTACTACGGGCTGAAGGAGAACGGCTGGAGCTACCTCGCTCACCTCGCCGGGCCGAAGTGGTACCTGGCGCCGCTCATCTTCCCCATCGAGGTCATCTCCACCTGCGTCCGCCCGGTCACGCTCTCGATCCGGCTCATGCTCAACATCGGCGTCGATCACCTCGTGGCGAGCATCTTCCTGGGGCTCGTCGCGCTGTTCGTCCCGGTGCCCCTGATGTTCCTGGCGATCATCGTCATCGTCGTGCAGACGCTGGTGTTCTGCCTGCTGAGCTGCATCTACATCGGGCTCGCGACCGAGAAGGCAGACCACCACTGA
- a CDS encoding ATP synthase subunit I encodes MSAERRPGTPGGDPPHEEPDAEERPGVGDATMRSVLRWVAGTAAVLSVAALLAYGVRAALGVCIGGAIATANLYVFARIVDAFLSRRGHTVSWTLIAMIKLTGLMGGVWLILKSEMVSGVALMVGYASLVVGISLGTLFGPKPPEDGSPPGAHG; translated from the coding sequence ATGAGCGCTGAGCGAAGGCCCGGTACGCCCGGGGGCGACCCGCCCCACGAGGAGCCCGACGCGGAGGAGCGGCCCGGCGTCGGGGACGCCACGATGCGGTCTGTGCTCCGCTGGGTCGCCGGCACGGCCGCGGTCCTGTCCGTGGCCGCGCTGCTCGCGTACGGCGTGCGCGCGGCGCTCGGCGTGTGCATCGGAGGCGCCATCGCGACGGCGAACCTGTACGTCTTCGCGCGCATCGTCGACGCATTCCTCTCGCGCCGGGGCCACACGGTGTCGTGGACGCTGATCGCGATGATCAAGCTCACCGGCCTGATGGGCGGCGTGTGGCTCATCCTGAAGAGCGAGATGGTCTCGGGCGTCGCCTTGATGGTCGGCTACGCCTCGCTCGTCGTCGGCATCAGCCTGGGGACGCTGTTCGGACCGAAGCCCCCGGAGGACGGAAGCCCGCCGGGCGCTCACGGCTGA
- a CDS encoding AtpZ/AtpI family protein, whose translation MKQDWKAVGSYGTVGLEVVLCMLVGLFIGRWLDGKLGTDPYLSVLWFFFGIGAAGKAVFRAWKDMQAVAEREEREQGNPAPRFDDRKTRQDERAPDDDRRTGSSDDVRDPDRLQDAKGNDER comes from the coding sequence ATGAAGCAGGACTGGAAGGCCGTCGGAAGCTACGGGACCGTCGGTCTCGAGGTGGTGCTGTGCATGCTGGTCGGCCTGTTCATCGGCCGCTGGCTCGACGGGAAGCTCGGGACAGATCCGTACCTCTCGGTGCTCTGGTTCTTCTTCGGGATCGGCGCCGCCGGCAAGGCGGTCTTCCGGGCGTGGAAGGACATGCAGGCCGTGGCCGAGCGCGAGGAGCGCGAGCAGGGGAACCCTGCGCCGAGGTTCGACGACCGGAAGACACGGCAGGACGAGCGCGCTCCGGACGACGACCGCCGGACAGGCTCGAGCGACGACGTCCGCGATCCCGACAGGCTGCAGGACGCGAAGGGGAACGATGAGCGCTGA
- the rdgB gene encoding RdgB/HAM1 family non-canonical purine NTP pyrophosphatase, with amino-acid sequence MSREPLRLLAATSNRGKLVELRSLLSDLPIEVLSLAEVLPGAPPVVEDGATFLDNALLKVRAGAHRSAMVTLAEDSGLEVDALGGRPGVRSARFAREGATDAENNEALLAALADVADDRRQARFRCVMVLHDPRSEAQPIVTEGRCEGRIGRQPRGAGGFGYDPLFVVEDYGRTMAELDEAEKNLVSHRGKAARAMRSSLEALVARR; translated from the coding sequence GTGAGCCGGGAGCCGCTGCGCCTGCTCGCCGCGACGTCGAACCGAGGAAAGCTCGTGGAGCTGCGCTCGCTGCTCTCCGACCTCCCGATCGAGGTGCTCTCGCTCGCGGAGGTGCTCCCGGGCGCGCCGCCGGTGGTCGAGGACGGCGCGACGTTCCTGGACAACGCGCTCCTCAAGGTGCGCGCCGGGGCGCACCGGTCGGCGATGGTGACGCTCGCCGAGGACTCGGGGCTCGAGGTGGACGCGCTCGGCGGCCGGCCGGGCGTCCGGTCCGCCCGCTTCGCGAGGGAAGGCGCGACCGACGCGGAGAACAACGAGGCGCTGCTCGCGGCGCTCGCGGACGTCGCGGACGACCGGCGCCAGGCGCGCTTCCGCTGCGTGATGGTGCTGCACGATCCGCGGTCCGAGGCGCAGCCCATCGTGACCGAAGGGCGCTGCGAGGGGCGGATCGGCAGGCAGCCCAGGGGCGCGGGCGGCTTCGGATACGATCCGCTGTTCGTCGTGGAGGACTACGGCCGGACGATGGCCGAGCTCGACGAGGCCGAGAAAAACCTCGTGAGCCACCGCGGCAAGGCCGCACGGGCGATGCGCTCCTCGCTCGAGGCGCTGGTCGCGCGACGGTAA